A stretch of DNA from Vicinamibacterales bacterium:
ATCGACCGCCTGCACGACGTAGGTCATGTCGGGGTCTTTGGTCTTGCGCAGCGGCGTCGGCACGCAGATGTCGATGATGTCGGCCGCGGCCAGGGCTTTCGAGTCGGTGGTCGCCTTGAACTTGCCGCTCTTGACCACCTCGGCGAGGTGCTCGGACGACACGTCCGGAATGTAGCTCCGGCCCGCCATCAGCTCGGCGACCTTGTGCGCATCCACGTCGTAGCCGACGACCTGGAACCCGGCGCGGGCAAACTCCACCGCGAGCGGCAGGCCGACGTAGCCCAGCCCGATCACGCCCAGCGTTGCCTGCTTCGACTCGATCTTCTTCAACAATTCCATGAAATTTATCCGCGGTAAAAGGTCCGGACGGCGGTGACGACGGCGGCCTGCTGGGCCTCGGTAAGCTCGGGATAGATCGGGAGCGCCAACGACGTGAGAGCGGCGGCCTCGGCGACCGGGAACGCGCCGGCCTGGTAGCCCAGCCCGGCAAAGCATTCCTGCAGGTGGAAGGGCACCGGGTAGTAGACCTCGTTGCCGATGCCGGCGGCGTCGAGGTGCCCGCGCAGACCATCGCGATTCGGCACGCGAATCACGAACTGGTTGTAGATGTGCGTGCGATCCGGCGCTTCCACCGGCAGCGTGACCTGCGTCAGGCCGGCCTCCGCGAACAGGGCGCGGTAACGCGCGGCGTTGGCGCGGCGCGCGGCGCTCCACCCCGCCAGGTGCGGCAGCTTCACGCGCAGCACCGCGGCCTGCAACGCATCAATGCGGAAGTTGGCGCCCACCATCTGGTGGTAATACTTCGGCTCCATGCCGTGATTGCGAATCAGCCTCAGCCGATGCGCGAGCTCGGCGCTGGTCGTCGTGGCCAGCCCGCCGTCGCCAAAGCCGCCGAGATTCTTGCTCGGGAAGAACGAGAAGCAGCCGATGTCGCCCCAGCTGCCGACGCGCTTGCCGTGATACACGCAGCCGATCGCCTGCGCCGCGTCTTCGATGACCGCAATCTTCCTCGCGGCCGCCGCCGCCAGGATGGGCTCGAGCTCGGCCGACTGGCCGAACAGGTGCACCGGGATGATGGCCCTGGTCCGCGGCGTGATGGCGGCGATGGTCGCCGCCGGGTCGAGGTTGAAGGTGTCGGCCTCGACGTCCACGAGCACGGGCGTCGCGCCCAGCCGGGCCACGGCGCCGGCGGTCGCGAAGAACGAATACGTCGGCGTGATGACCTCGTCGCCCGGGCCGATGTTGATCGCCATCAGCGCCGCGACCAGCGCGTCGGTGCCCGACGACATGCCGATGGCATGCGGCGTC
This window harbors:
- a CDS encoding DegT/DnrJ/EryC1/StrS family aminotransferase, which encodes MTVPLLDLHAQYAPLRQALLDTVTRVCDSQRFIGGPEVEGLERELADYLQTPHAIGMSSGTDALVAALMAINIGPGDEVITPTYSFFATAGAVARLGATPVLVDVEADTFNLDPAATIAAITPRTRAIIPVHLFGQSAELEPILAAAAARKIAVIEDAAQAIGCVYHGKRVGSWGDIGCFSFFPSKNLGGFGDGGLATTTSAELAHRLRLIRNHGMEPKYYHQMVGANFRIDALQAAVLRVKLPHLAGWSAARRANAARYRALFAEAGLTQVTLPVEAPDRTHIYNQFVIRVPNRDGLRGHLDAAGIGNEVYYPVPFHLQECFAGLGYQAGAFPVAEAAALTSLALPIYPELTEAQQAAVVTAVRTFYRG